The sequence tcaacctaaatcaaaggttactaggtcagtaggttgtctttataagttctaatagtgcataaaataagtttaagtgtcatcatcatcatcattcgtcattcatcatcataaaagctaagtaagtttgacaagaatagagatcgaaacaataggctagcgtcggtcagctgctacgacctctacgtaaatctaaaagatgcatagtcagtggctatggctccgtatatgagtcccctagttgctgaccagtTTACAGAACTAAacgcatcttcgtttgaccgtggcgacggtttaagtgcgagtcggtcagaaatttcagcacaacgttaatagggtgtaatgactttcggaaggccataaatcctaaaccgtaactcggattaagacgaggtctaaacggaaaatcatctactcgaacctaactaactgaaaataaactttccagtagcccaggttactgatcagatcccgaaaaacagtaaacaagtgctccagtggggttcttagtgcttgatgctcatcacggttctcatccttgatgcttgtagcttcaagtgcacaactcgttgatggtttagcatcacttttgaccaagattctaccatcaatacacaatatgttaagaccaagtaataacacaaatcatttaagagtcttagatggatgatgaaccaaggttacatcaaattcttagtcttaacaaaattacaagttacatttacaactaaagctacaaactttacatcaatcaaacaagtatgaacataatctaagttcaatgaggtgatggaaccctaagctagagagcttggttccatttcacacaagttataaggtcacaaagctagaaagcttgaacctttagtgttcttgaagatcttgaagcataaagcttggatctttaagttacatgaagaccataaacacaagttttgatctttataacaaaataatgagatcataagttaagaaaacttagatccaacaaaagatatgaagatccaagctagaaagcttgcatcttgattgttcttgaagatcttgaagcataaagctaggatctttaagttacatgaagattacaaacacaagtttgaatctttaatacaaaataacaagattaaagctaaaaagttttagatctacaaagttggtgaagattcaaagctagaaagcttgaatcttccatgttcttgaaagattcaaatccaagtttgaatctacaagatgtaatcaagatcaaagctaaagagcaagaccctttgatgatgatgatggtcaaaagatgatgagaaggagaagaagaagaaaagttcaaaatacttacacttttagagagagaaagaactagagagaattagagagtgagtgtgtgtgaattagaaatgaaagcaagtgttaaatggatggaataagggtgatatttataggtgaatgagggtagGAGGGAGGCCCTTTGGCCGTGATTTTTAGGGGAGACAAGGGGGGACaaaaagttgctttttggttattggttgtctaaagttggtgcttatgttgggatcccatgcaacattaaggataatacttgacataaatgctagcatgttccctctaataaatgggcatttgtcttacttattattgggtcactagtaattaataagtgggctaaataaataggctactagctagagtagggtgggcttaagtccaacaaggtagaaagtccaacaagactaactagtaagcataattaaatactACGCagaattaagcatccataaacccaagtaattattattataaaataataattaatatttcgtagtcataatattccgattacgacaaaagttaaacgtgcgcgcagttcgcggtttaatcgaaacgttaagtgacactaacggtcataaagcatccggtgatcaagttaagtatcctacgtactctaaggcacgttttaacatataaatgaaagtaaaccatgtatataaaggttccagagtataaagtagcacagtacgtacaaatacgcagtttcgctaaaacacaaagCACAGaaacaagtcaaaaaagtcgggtcttACAGGTTAAATTTTGGACATTTAAAAAGTAAAAACCTTGCTTTATTgggaaaatggtggtggaggttcaatacCGAAACCAACTCGCTTTGGACTAATGTTATTCGGAGTTTGTATGGGCCTTGTGGCGGTTTGGACTTGGGGTTAGAAGAAATTCGATCCCTGAAGCCAACCACCTGGAGGCACATTATTTTCGCAGGTACTGAAATTCAAGAGTGTGACATCGACTTCAAAAATTCTTTCATTCGAATCGACTTCAAAAATTCTTTCATTCGAACAGTGGACAGCAACTCGAAACTACTGTTTTGGGAGTCAGGTGGCTAACAGGTATAAAGCTTAAGGATTTATACCCGAGACTTTATCGGCTTGAACCGGAACCGCAAGCGAGAATCTGTGATCGTGTTGTAACAGAGGGATCGAGCTATAAATTGGTCAGCAACTGGACGAGGCAACCTGGTGGTAGAACCATTGACGAACTCGAACAACCTAACAGCCTTGTAGCGGAGTACAAATTCAACAACTCGGGATGCGACATGTGTTTCTGGAATATCTTACATAACGGCACCTTTACTGTACAAAGCTTATCCCTTCACATTGATAACCATTTAATTGAAGAAGATCCGAATATAGAAGAAACTTTAAGAAATAATCTAGTTCCTAAAAAACTAGAATTTTTCGTTTGGCGGGCATGTAAAAAAAGATTTCCCATTTTGCTCGAGTTGGACAAGCGGGGGATAGATTTGCATAGTGTAAGGTGTCCGATATGTGATGATGATCTCGAATCTGTGGAACATTCCTTGATCTTCTGTAGACTATCGATGGATATTTGGGACCGGGTATTCGCATGGTGGGGTTTTGGGAATATGACAATCCTTAGCCTTGGTGAGATATTACGTGGTAAAAGCCCTTCTCCATCGTCCACAATTGGAACAAAAATTTGGCAGGCGGTTGAATGGGTTTGTTCTTACTTGATTTGGAAAAACAGGAATGGAAAAGTGTTTCGAGGAAAATCGTGGAACGCTCCGGTCGCGCTACATGAAATTCAACTCAAATCCTTTGATTGGATTTCTAAAAGATTGAAGAATAAGAAGATCGATTGGTTAACTTGGCTACATAATCCTAGTGTATATCTTTAATCCTATGTTCATGTAGTTGTTCGTGTATTCTGTCATAGGTTAGTGTCGAGATTCTCTTGCCGGTTTGCTGCCTTTGCAAACCAACTATGTATATGTTGTATCATTGTACCTTGAGATTTTGAGTAAtatatcttgcttttcaaaaaaaaaaaaaaaaaaaaggtgttgGATATAATTACCATATGCCTAATTAGTATAGTAACTTAGGATATAattagtatatataatatattatacatAGATATAGATTTATTTATAAATTAGGAATAAGAATTGTAAAAGCATAAGGACCGGAAGTTTGCCCGGATAAGAATTAATACCGTTGTTAATAATTTAGTTAATGTAAATCTAaaattttttgttttgtttaaTTTATCTTGTCAAGATTAATTCTTAATGATGTCACATATGAATTTTTTAAAATAGTTTGAGGAGAAGATGCCACATAAGCAATTTAAAACCTTATTTTATATAATGTAATAGATAGAAGATTAAATATAgttaaaattatatataagttCTAAGAATCAAATTTTAAGAATTTAGTTTGTAAAAAAAATCAAATTGTGATGGTGAATTAATGATTAATATATAAGGAATatcacataattattattatacagcacataatatttgataaaaattgCTACgcagtatataaatatataatttagcaTTTTTCTACTGGATTATTAATATAATATCCATTCATATAATCTTATGATTACATGGCTCAAaacatatcattatcattatttttttctaTATATCTAATAATAACGTAatagttttatattttaaaatattttaataataaattataataatataataatatacttAATTAGAGAATATTAAATTTTAATTGGTTAATTGAATTTCAATTCTGAAATTGAAGCCTTAAAATCCGGTTGCTTATTATATTTaagataaaatttaataattatttttatttaatattaaactACCAGGCAAAGCACGAGCTCTTCTATAGATGATTATCAtgtaataattttattttatttacattttcaTGTTTCTAATTATAATGTACATTTGATCGATAACATCTATAATTGTCATCACTTCTAacaattttaaaaactaatatttacaATTTCTGtccaacggacgggctcataaaactagtatattaatataataaatagaaATACATATAGTTGCTATATATATAACGGAAAagctatatatattgaaatattaaCGGAAAAGCGAATCATATAGGAGTATAATACGTAactatatatagaatatagattataattatttatttattagtaataaaaatatatgAACTATATGTGGGAGATTGAAACATTGACGGATAAGTCTGAAaactataataacattaatattaatggaTAACACCAAAAACTATATTAATTTTAGGAtacatacttatattaattttttaagggTATAATTGGAAGATCAATTGTATACGGAGTATTTTAATTATAGCGTTATAACTTTAAATTTTTAAATGGATGGCTATATTTTTAAATGATTATAATGCAAGTAATATAATGACATTTTGCATTTTTTGAAAATGAATTTATTTTTTATTCAACAGTTGTGGAATGCGCGAGTTCTACAAAGAAGTTTTACAACACTGTTTTAATATATAATCACAATTTATGTTTTTGTATGATTTTTTATCCATCCGTTGCACGagctctaaaaataataataagtagggATGGCAATGAGCGAGAAAAAActcgtgacccgcgggtacccgatgCGTGATGGGCGTGTAAAATCATAAAATCTTACCCCGCGAGTAAGGGTAGGGGTAAAAATTATACCCGCAAACGGGTCGCGGGTACATACTACCCATAGCGGGTAAAATCCGTTCTGTTAATTCACGAGACTTTATATAATTTATCCGCGAGTTTATACATACAATTATCGATTTAAAATGGATTTTTTACTTGTAAtgcaataatgattaaaaatataatattacatataagtaaaaaACTTGACTTTAACGTCATTTTACACATGTTAATTGTACAAattgtttataattaataaaatttcctAACTCTTCCAAAAGAAAAAATTAAcgaagttgtatattattattacccacGAGTTACGGGTATTCGCGGGTTACGGGCATGGGCGAATTTTTTTTTGCCCGCGAACAGGTAACGGGTCTCAACGACCAAAAAAACAACCCGACGTGCGGGTCGCGAGTATATAAAACCCGTGCCCGTTGCCCGCGGGCACCATCCCTAATAATAAGCGAATCCAAATATATTACATGTACATCGTAATATGTAAATTAGGTAAGGATTTTGTCAATTAAATATTAAGTAAAATATATAAaccatatattatcattattataaattgttattattaatataaaattaattagcTACATCAAATTTTGTTTGAGATATGTTAGTGCTTTACTTGCATTTGAATCTATAAATTCTATTAAAACACTAACCTGATGATGTCATGAATATGCATTTTTCCtctataaaaataaaacaaaaaaaaaaaataatttgagaTGGAGTTAGTGATgtcattaatatataattatttcactaaATAAAATTAGTTAAAAAAGCCCGGTGTATGTAAAACGCGTGAAAAAATAAGTGAAATAAAAACCCCTGTGTATGTAAACAACATCGTCCTTTTATCTTTCATCAAAACCCTTAAAAAACACATTCCAGAATCACTATATCGCCTTAATTGTCAGACCAATTCAAGATCATTCAGTCTCAAAAATCATAATATGCCATTCTTGATCATTCACGATTTGCCCTAATCTTCGAAACATGTTAGTTTTTCTAATTTTTCTAATAAATATTCCATGTCTACGATTCTGATTGTTAACACAAATTCAACAGTTCAACAATTGTATTACATGAATTGTTATTTTTGTCATAGTCGATTCAAGAAACAGCTTTCACTTGAGGTGATAAGAATACGTTAACTACGGGTTTTAAAATTAGCGCAAATGGTTTTTAATAGTTTTAGTTTCATTAGTTTAAAATAATGTTTATGACTTCATATCTGACTACTTTCGATTGTATTTGTCACGTAATGATTTCGTATTATATAAGTTTTTGATCATCAGAAAAATCATGGTATTGTTGCTTCTGATCAGTGCTGATGCTCCACAGATGGATGTTATCATAATGTGACTACATGAATACTTCATAATACAAGCCTACAGGTTCCATTTTATTCATAATTGTTTGATCTTTCAAAGTTACTGTTGTTGATACTGTTTGATTAATTCAAAATCACAAAGTTATGGTTTTTGATATTGTTCAGTTCATTCAAAGTTATTCTTTAAAGTTAGTGTTGATGTTCCATAGATAGAGCTAACACATGGTAACTACATCGAAAACCTTATGTTTTTTAGCTCTTTTGTAGTTAAAAATTTCTCATTTGATTGGAGTAGAAAGTTCTACATGTATTTAATATTTAGGAATCAAGTTAAGCAAAAGCAATATGAAGAGTATAttgtgatgatgaacatgatgtaTGATGTTTGCTGCTGTTGAAATTTATGGTGTATTATCCATTTTATCAAGGGataattagtttttatttaattttctttTACACTTACAATATTTgatatttatttataaattaatTTTCTACTCACTGATGTGATTATCATGGCATGTTAGAGAGGTGAAAAAGAAACTATCGGCGGTCATGGAGTGTACAAGTGGTCTTATTTGCTAGGTTTTAAGTTGCATATTTGGTAATGAACCTACTACAAATCATTAAAATTGGAGAATGTGATCACTTAAGATCATAATCTTGAAGCCCATGAAGTATCATTAATAAGTATGACCTTAGTGGATGTTTGATATGCTTCATTGTAGAATAATTAAGGGAATGTAGATATGGATTCAGAGATAATGAATTTATATTAGAAAATGGAGTTGAGAATTTGTTACAATTTTGACTTTGTCAATTCAAATCTGGAAAAGTGTAAATGGTCAACATATGCTCATAAGATATGTTAAAGACTTAAAGTGAACAATAATGAAGCAATTGTATGAAAATTGTTTACGAAACTGAAACACTTAtatatattatcaaaaacataataatcatattGTTAATAAATAATCAAACTAAGAGAAAGTTGAAACGTTCTAACCAATATTATGtataaccgggcttgtgtttgacacaattcccttaaacagattcgacatctgttcccagggtacaccggtctgaagcagcgtactgccgaacTTGACcacttgcctgaaaggtaaccGGAACGGGGAGACCTTGTTGCGGCTGAGAGGAAACTCTAATCATATAAGAATGCTTATATGATTTTTTTTAGTGTGTTTTTCTTCAACCCTAAAGGCTCATATTTATAGTTGGAACAATAACATTGAGTTTGATCCCACTTCCTATGTGGGACAAATTTCAAACTTAAAAATCCTTATAGATTTTGCACCAACCAAgcgactttgagattcgatatctcattcaccattaatccattttggacacactttagttcgttgtaaagtcctcgtcaaggactacaaaacTCACTAAATAGTTACTATTATATGTCACTCGACCATATAATTATTTGTGTCCAAAGTTTGGTGAAAACACACATTTTCATCAAGTTTTtcccaacaatcccccacatgaatggagatcgatctcagAAACAACAATATTCCGATTAAGTTTCAACgattgaatcttgcatacgataagtaggtgttaccctttgaactttcgcttgtgaaaatgcacttagtctactggctctgagtagacggcgatgtctttgaactcgtctgccgtttgtgtaggcgacaatacgcttcacacaagactctccctgacaacgtcaagtcctcatagttatgtttgttatggtcatgaacattagcctagttctgcgagagcttatcaagtattgtgctccaacaatacccttcgaagcgaccccacttctctctcacataggtgattcaccaccgaattgctactgattaaccacgcatggttatttcagttgaatcattaaaagccatggGCTTATCCTCTTaaatgtcacttttaggaatggactaggaagtctactcataattagtaaactccctttaaaaggTCTAGGGGTTTCTActttagtaattaactcccccacagtgaccgtcgccagttcatacaagtaggttgtcctattgaactcagatcttgggatctccagtcaactgagttaggttttccttcatataaacttagcctttcatggGCTTCAATCCCATTCCCACGCAAGATTCACAaactaactctctgcttaagccttttatcagtggatccgcaatattatcatttgacttcacatagtcaatagtgataatttctctagagattagttgtcgtactttattatgtctacgTCAGTCTCACCATTATACATTTACATTGTGATATGAGCTCTACCAACCACCTATTGGCTATCACAATGTACACATATGGCCGACACCGACTTAGGCCATCTTGGTATATCCTCAACTAATCGACGTAGTCATTCTGcctcttcaccaactttatctaaagcgatgaattctgattccatcgtggatctagcaataaTCGTTCGTTTACACGATTTCCACGATATAGCAACACCTCTAAGTGTAAATACATATCCACTTGTCGCTCTGGAATCATTTGTATCAGATATCCAGTTCGTATCAAAGTGACAGTTGATCACTGCATGATATCTGTTATAATTCTACCCGTAATACCGAGTACCGAAGTAACCTAATCATACAACTCTAATGAGATGTACTTAGATTATTCGTGTATCTATTTAGCTTGCTTACAGC comes from Rutidosis leptorrhynchoides isolate AG116_Rl617_1_P2 chromosome 4, CSIRO_AGI_Rlap_v1, whole genome shotgun sequence and encodes:
- the LOC139842421 gene encoding uncharacterized protein, with product MEQSAFIKGRFILDGALIVNESIDFLKGAKEKGLLFKVDFEKAGQQLETTVLGVRWLTGIKLKDLYPRLYRLEPEPQARICDRVVTEGSSYKLVSNWTRQPGGRTIDELEQPNSLVAEYKFNNSGCDMCFWNILHNGTFTVQSLSLHIDNHLIEEDPNIEETLRNNLVPKKLEFFVWRACKKRFPILLELDKRGIDLHSVRCPICDDDLESVEHSLIFCRLSMDIWDRVFAWWGFGNMTILSLGEILRGKSPSPSSTIGTKIWQAVEWVCSYLIWKNRNGKVFRGKSWNAPVALHEIQLKSFDWISKRLKNKKIDWLTWLHNPSVYL